From Thalassotalea psychrophila:
GTACTTTAAAACTACCTTTAACATCGCCAGCAAAGAATGGAGCTGAGCCTGTAGCTGCTGCCAATACACTACCAGCACCGCCTGGGCCAGGTGAAGTAGACAATAATATCATTGGTTTATTTTGAAAAACTTTTTGATCTATGCGTGAAGCCCAGTCAAAAATGTTTTTGTAGGCAGCAGTATAACTACCGTTGTGCTCTGCAAAAGAGATCATTATTACATCACCGCTACCTAATTTGTCAAAGAATGCTTTAGCTAATTCAGGTTGGCCTAATTCAGCTTCTTTATCTTCACTAAACAATGGCAGTTCATAATCATTTAAATCCAATACTTCAACTTCGCTGTTTTCAACTAAATTAGCGGCATAAGAAACTAATGTTTTGTTTATCGACTTTGAACTTGATGTGGCGGCTAGGGCAATAATTTTCATTTAATACTCTCTTCATTTATCTATTTAACTGAATACCAAGTCCGATAATTTATTGACCATTTAGCGAGAATTAAAAGGTTTATATACAAGGCATTGATTGCAGAGAATGGTGTTCCCTTGTCAAATTCAATAACGCAGTATATAAATTTTTTAAACTCGCCCTTCGGGAGCTTGAAAGAGGCGAGATAACCACCCCAAATTTATTTTATATAGAATGACTATATCAAAACATATTTCGGTTGTTCTCCCTCCTCTTTCACAGCTCTAAATTGGCCAATAAATTATCGGAGTTGGTATAGGCTTGAATTAATAATGCAGTAAATTATTGTTTAATAAAAGCGGATAAAATAGTTTAAATGATCCTATTTTTTCGTTTGTTCTACGAAAAGCTGTGGTTATACTAGCTCTTTAGTACAAATATGAACAACGAGAACCCAATGCCTTTATCGACTTTTTTACAGCAACTAAAAACCTCACCAAAGACAATTGAATTTAATGATGTGATGAACATTATTAATGAGTGCTACATTTATACACCAGTGACCTTTACTAATGGTGAGTTGATTAATAGTGCAGGAACGAATGAAGGCTCTTGTAAAATTTTTTCCTTTGCTTTACTAAACAATTTAAATGAAAAACAAACCTTAGCTTGCTTTGGTAAATTCTATCGAGAAGATGTATTACTTTATCCAAATGCTGATGATCATGGCAATATTCGAACATTTATAAAGTTAGGGTGGGAAGGCATTTCATTTTCTAGTGCTGCGCTTATTCTGCGTTAATGCAACGCTAATAAAGTAAACCCTTAATTATTGCACCAATAAACTATAACAATCAGAGCTGTAATCATTGATGAAATACTTTCAATTAAAGATCACAACATTTGTATGTGCATTTATTTTGATGATCAATGCCCACGCTAATCAAGGTGGTGCATTAA
This genomic window contains:
- a CDS encoding HopJ type III effector protein yields the protein MNNENPMPLSTFLQQLKTSPKTIEFNDVMNIINECYIYTPVTFTNGELINSAGTNEGSCKIFSFALLNNLNEKQTLACFGKFYREDVLLYPNADDHGNIRTFIKLGWEGISFSSAALILR
- a CDS encoding NADPH-dependent FMN reductase, whose translation is MKIIALAATSSSKSINKTLVSYAANLVENSEVEVLDLNDYELPLFSEDKEAELGQPELAKAFFDKLGSGDVIMISFAEHNGSYTAAYKNIFDWASRIDQKVFQNKPMILLSTSPGPGGAGSVLAAATGSAPFFAGDVKGSFKVPSFYDNFDLQNNQFINQELHQELSSVVAKL